Within the Bacillus sp. FSL K6-3431 genome, the region CGAATCCTTCAAGGGCTAGATATCTTTGTATTTCCATCCTTGCATGAGGGGTTACCGGTTGCATTAATAGAGGCACAGGGGGCGGGCTTACCTTGTCTCATATCAGATTGTGTATCGACAGAAGTCGATCTAGGCATGAACCTAGTTGATTATGCGCCTCTTAATAATACACAAGTATGGGTAAATAAGATGGAAAGAATAACAGCCAGTCAAATGGAAAGAAAAAGTGAACAAGTTGCTTTTTCTGACAAAGGGTATGATATTGCAGCTACTGCAAATAAAATTGAAGATTTTTACTTAACTATTTCGGGGTGAAATAATGAAGTTATTAACGATATTTACTCCAACTTTTAATCGAGCCTTTTGCTTGGATAATTGTTACCAAAGCTTATTACGCCAAACGAGTAAAGATTTTGTCTGGCTTATCGTTGATGATGGTTCAACAGATAGCACGAAACAATTAGTGGATGAGTGGCTCCAAGAAAAGAAGATTGAAATCAGATATATTTGGCAAGAAAATGTTGGTATGCATGGTGCGCACAACACTGCGTATGAATTAATTGATACTGAGTTGAACGTTTGTATCGATTCTGATGATTATATGCCAAAGGATGCTGTAGAAAAGATCAATCACTTTTGGAGAAAATACGGTAGTGAAAAAGTGAGTGGCCTAATTGGATTAGATGCAAACACGAATAATGAAGTGATTGGCACAAGATTACCAGAAAAATTGAAAAGTTCAACATTGTTTCATCTCTATAATGACCATGGTATCACAGGTGATAAGAAGCTTGTTTTCCGCTCAGAATTAACGAAACAATTTCGATACCCAATTTTTCAAAACGAAAAATATGTAGGGTTGGCATATAAATATTATATGTTAGATAGGGAATATGAAATGTTACTTTTAAATGAAGTATTATGTTGCGTGGAATATCTTCAAGATGGTTCATCATTAAATATGTTTAATCAATACAGAAAAAACCCGAAAGGTTTTGCATTTTATCGAAAAGAATTGATGAAATTACCATTTGCAGATATAACGTATAAATATAGGCAGGCTATACATTATGTGTCTAGTAGCTTATTAATGAATAACAAAAATTTCTTAAAAGAAACCCCAAGTAAAGGATTAACTATTATAGCTATTCCAATGGGCATACTACTATATTTTTATATTTTATCGAAAACAAGAGTCGCAAAAGATTAAGCAAATTATATAAGTTGTCTCTATTTATAGGAGAGGAAATAATATGACCTTTCTATGGTTAAATCTTTTCATCGTATTTATACTATCCTTTTTTGCTAGATATTTTTCCACTGCAGTATTAGCGGCAGGTTCGATACCTACAATTAAACCCAATAAAACCTTAGTAACCGGTGCACTACTGTCACTAGTAATCATTTCTGGTCTTAGAAATAATATTGGAGATACTTATTTTTATAAACGTATATATGAGATCAATGATTTTACTTGGGAATTTATCACCTCACAGAAAGATATTGGTTTTGGATTGCTACAAATGCTCTTAAAAAATTATTCAGATGATCCCCAAATCATGATTTTTACAACTGCTCTGATCACTAACATTCTGATCATTTCTGTTTTATTTAAATATTCCAGGATGTTTGAGCTAAGTACGTATGTTTATATTACAGGTGGCTTATTTTTAGTTTCAATGAATGGTATTAGGCAAGTGCTTGCCGCAGCCATTATTTTTACCGCGACGAAATACTTAATGAATGGAAGTTGGGCCAAATATTTCGCTGTTGTTATTCTTGCCTCCATGTTCCATCAAAGTGCATTGATTCTGATTCCGATTTTTTTCTTAGTTAGGTATAAAGCGTGGTCTAATGCAACATATATTTTGCTTTTTTTCTCGATCGCGATAGTAATTGGTTTTGATCAGTTTTCAGCGCTTTTATTTTCTGCTATTGGGGACACACAGTATGGGCAATATTCAAATTTTGATGAAGGTGGAGCAAGCATTGTTCGTGTTGCTGTAGATGCTGTACCGCTTGTCATCGCTTATCTTGGCAGGGAGAAATTTAGGGAGATATTTCCAAGCAGTGACTATATCGTTAACATGGCTCTAATCGGCTTTATTTTCATGCTCATTTCCACGCAAAACTGGATATTTGCAAGATTTGCTATTTATTTTAGTTTATATCAATTAATTCTCATATCCTGGATCATCAAACTTTTCTGTAAAAAAGATCAAAGATTCGTTTACTATGTGTTACTTATTTGTTATGGATTATATTATTTTTATGAAAATGTAATCACATTAAATATTCTTTATAAAAGTGACTTTCTCGAGCATTTATTTTAACTTCATTCAGCAGAAGTTCCCCACTTCTATAAGTGGCGGGATGAATGCGATTTACCTAATTCAGTGGGAGTGCAAACTCCGGCTGAATGAAGTGAAAGCCTCCGGCGGATGTCACAGATTTTCAGAGGAGGTTTATCGAGCGAGCTCGATAAAATCTGGACGCAATTCCCGCCAAGGCGTAATTGATCTTAGGGGGCAGGAAATGATGAAAATAGATCCTCCTAAAAGGGTCCTCCATATTGTAAGTTCAATGGGGAGAGGGGGTGCCGAAACATTAATCATGAATATTTATCGAAACATAGACCGTAGAAAAGTCCAATTTGACTTTATTACTCATAATTATGACATAGAAGACTATGATGATGAAATTAAGGAAATGGGTGGAAAAATATATAATATTCCCAGCCTTGGAACTATCGGTCCTTTTCAGTATATGAAAAAGTTGATGGCTATCATGTCTGATAGTACTTATGTTGCAATCCATGCTCATACGGATTACCAAAGTGGTATTCCGGCATTAGCAGCGAAAATGTGCGGAATAGAAAATAGGGTTTGTCATTCACACAGTAATAATTGGCTAAAACAGCATGGTTTTAAAGAAAAGCTCATGTTAAAGGGGTTACAAGCAATAATTAAGTTCTCAGCAACAAAGCTTTGTAGCTGTAGTGAAGAAGCAGCAAGGTTTTTATTCGGAACTAATAAAGTGAGTATTCTAAAAAATGGGATTGATATAAGTGAGTATACCGAAACGGACCCAAACAATAGAAAGAGTGTGTTAAAGGAACTTTATTTATCTGAAGATGCAAAGGTCATTGGTCATGTAGGCCGTTTTTCGGAATCAAAAAATCATCTGTTCATCTTAAGGGTTTTGAAAAAGCTAGTGAAAGAGGACTCAAGATTTGTAGCCATCTTAGTTGGGGAGGGTCCTTTAAGGAAAGAAGTTGAGATAGAAGCTGAACGGATAGGATTATTGGAACATATTAGGTTTTTAGGAGTTAGAACTGATATTCCTAGACTGATGAATGCCTTTGATGTTTTTCTTTTCCCATCTTTATTTGAAGGCTTCGGTATTGTCATGCTAGAAGCGCAAAGTTCTGGGACTCCTTGTATTGCCGCAACGTCAGTGCCTAAAAGTACGGATATGGGGCTAGGGTTAGTAAAATACCTTCACCTTGAGGAACATATTGACCTATGGTGTGATGGCATTAAAGCCTCCCTTTTAATTGATAAGCCAAATAAGTATTTCATAATAAACAATATATCGGAACTTGGATTTAATATTCAAAGGAATTTGAATGATTGGTTAAGATTATACGGAATTAGCAACACTGAAGTTCCTCAAAGATGAATAGCGAGGTAATCCTAGAATGAAGAAAAAAATATTAATCACCTCTTTTGATTTGGCAATTGGCGGTGTGGAGCGTAGTTTAATCGGTTTATTAAATCATTTTGACTATAGCAAATACGATGTAGATTTAATGCTTTTTAAACATGAAGGAGAATTTTTCCCATATTTACCTTCAGAACCACATCTGTTAGCAGAAGTACCGAAGTACACTACCTTTCGGAAATCAATTAGTCAGATCGCAAAGGAAGGATATTATCAGCTAGGGGTTTCAAGGGCATTAGCAAAATCAATTAGTTATTTCCACGGGAAAATAAAAAATATCGATGAGCCAGGATATTTAACCATCCAATATGGATGGGAAATGACAAGTCCCTTTTTACCAAAACTGAATAATGAATATGATGTGGCCATAGGTTTCCTGTGGCCACATCACTTTATAGGTGGGAAAGTGAAAGCGAAGAAAAAAATTGGCTGGATCCATACGGATTACTCAAATATTCATGTCAATAAGAACATCGAAAATCGGATGTGGAATAAATTAGATCATATCGTCGCTGTTTCGGATGAGTGTTCACAAACTTTTTTGAAAGAATATCCAGATTTCAAAGAAAAGACTTTAGTGATTGAAAATATTCTATCTCCTACTTTTATTAAAGAACAAGCAAGCTTAGAGGTGCCGATAGAAATAAAAAAGTCACCAACAAAAACAATTTTAGTAACAGTAGGACGGCTTTCACATGCAAAAGGTTTAGATCAAGCAATAAGGGCTTGTAAGAAATTGGTTGATGAAGGATATGACATTGCATGGTATGTAGTTGGATATGGTCCCCTTGAAGATACATTAAAGAAATTAATTGATCTATTAGCTCTTCAAGATCGCTTTATTCTATTAGGTAAAAAAGTGAACCCTTATCCTTATATAAAAGCATGTGATATTTATGTTCAGCCATCCAGGTATGAAGGGAAGGCAGTAACGATTCGCGAGGCACAGATTTTAGGAAAACCAGTTGTCATTACTAATTTTCCAACTGCAAAAAGCCAAGCATGTGATGAATTTGATGCGCTAATCACACCGCTTAGTATAGATGGTATCGTTACAGGCATTCAGAGATTAATAGAAGATAGGCAGTTAAAAGAAAGTTTAATATCCAATATAAGTAAAGAAGATTATGGAAACGAGCTGGAAGTAGAAAAACTATATCAATTAATGGAAGCATAAGGGGTTGATCATACATGGCTATACTTATTACGGGTGGAGCCGGCTATATCGGCAGTCATACATGTGTGGAATTATTAAATGCAGGTTTTGAAATTATTGTCGTGGATAATTATATCAATAGTAAACCGCAGTCATTAAAGCGTGTGAGCGAGATAACTGGCAAAAGTTTTAAAGCGTACGAAATGGATTTGTTAGATGAGGAGAAGTTGGAAAAAGTATTTACAGATAACACCATTGATGCAGTTATTCATTTAGCGGGATTAAAGGCGGTTGGCGAGTCTGTTCATACCCCACTTTTGTACTATGAGTTTAATATTATTAGTACAGTAAGACTATGTAATGTAATGAAGAAATATAATGTGAAAAATTTAGTTTTTAGCTCATCAGCTACTGTATATGGCGTACCAGAATCCATTCCGATTAACGAAAATGCACATTTAACCGCAATGAGTCCATATGGAAGATCTAAACTAATGATTGAAGAAATCTTACGCGATCTGTATGAATCGGATCACGGTTGGAGTATTGCACTTTTAAGGTATTTTAATCCAGTTGGAGCCCATGAAACCGGCCTTATCGGTGAGGCACCTAACGGCATCCCTAATAATTTAATGCCTTATATTACTCAAGTGGCAGTTGGTAAATTAAAAGAATTAAACGTCTATGGCAATAGTTATCCAACGTTTGATGGTACGGGTGTAAGAGACTATATTCATGTAGTTGATCTGGCTAAGGGACATTTAAAAGCGCTTGAAAAAGCAACTGAAAAACCCGGTATAGAGGCGTATAACCTTGGAACTGGGAAAGGATATAGTGTATTAGAAATGATAGCTGCTTTTGAGAAGGCATCAGAAAGAAATATACCATATAAAATAACTGGTCCGCGCTCTGGTGACATTGCCGTTTGTTACGCGGATCCTTCTAAAGCAATAATAGAACTTGGTTGGACTGCGGAAAAGGGAATTGAAGAAATGTGTACAGATTCCTGGAGATGGCAATTCAATAATCCAAATGGTTACGATGAGAATACAAATATATTAAATTCAGCTAATCCTCGCTTATTTACATTTAGCGGGGATTTTCCTGTTGAACTGGTAAATGAAGATGAGTATGTAAAAGAATTAAACTATTAGCCTAGGAGTGGAAAATGAATGAAAAGACTCTTAGATACTATCTGTTCCATCTTTTTATTAATCCTATTTTCACCACATTTGTTGATCACCGGATTATTAATCAAAGTGATATTAGGTGGTCCAATCTTATTTAAGCAACAACGTCCCGGATTACAGGCAAGACCATTTTATTTATACAAATTTCGTACAATGACGGATAAAAGGGATCAACAAGGAAATCTACTTCCAGACAATTTACGTCTTACTACTTTTGGTGTATTCCTACGAAAGTGTAGTTTAGATGAATTGCCTCAACTAATAAATGTGATCAAGGGAGATCTTAGTTTAGTAGGACCTCGCCCCTTATTAATGGATTATCTACCACTGTACACAGAAGAACAATCCAAACGTCATTTAGTTAGACCAGGAATCACCGGTTGGGCACAGGTGAATGGACGGAATGCGATAAGCTGGGAACGGAAATTTGAATTAGATATTTGGTATGTGCACCATCAATCCCTGTTACTTGATTTAAAGATTTTATTATTAACGACAAAAAAGGTGCTTTTGTCAGTCGGAATAAATCAACCGGGAAATGCTACAATGGAAAGCTTTACTGGAACAAAGTCTACTGTAAAAGAGGGGCATGGATGAAAATAGCTATTATTGGAAAAGGCGGTCATAGTAAAGTCATTCAAGATATTATTTCTTTGCATAGTAGACTTAAAATTGTTGCGTATTTGGATGATAAATATGATGAATTATCAAGAAAAGAAGATATATTTTTTGGTCCCATATTAGCCGCGGAAATAATTAATGACATGTTTAAAGATGTGAAGTTTATTATTGCAATCGGAAATAATAAACTTAGAAGATTGATTGTTAATCAGTTAAAACTTACCAAAGAAAGTTATGTAACACTCATTCATCCAACCGCAACCATCAGTATAAGCGCAAAAATAGGCTGCGGATCAGTTGTTATGGCCCATACAGTAATTAACGCTGATACTCATATTGGTGAACATACGATTATCAATACAGCTTCCGTTATTGAACATGATAACCAATTAGGCGATTTTGTTCATATCTCACCTAATGCAACATTAACTGGCGCGGTTAAAATTGAGGATGGTGCGCAGGTTGGGGCTGGAGCGACAATTATCCCGAAAATAAAAATCGGAAAATGGTCAGTTATCGGGGCAGGTGCAACTGTCATTCATTCTATCCCTCCTTATTGTACTGCTGTTGGTGTGCCAGCTATAGTAAAAAATAATCAACTGATAGAGGGTGTTTAAATGATTGAGATAGCTAAGAAAGATAGAATTTTTCTTTCGCCACCGCATTTATCAGGTAATGAAATGAAATATATGCAAGAAGCGATTGATACGAATTGGATTGCGCCACTTGGTCCGAATGTAGATGCTTTCGAAGCCGAAATAGCTAGTTACGTAGGAGCTAAAGGAGCTGTTGCAGTTAGTTCAGGTACTGCAGCGATTCATTTAGCTCTTTCTTTATTAGAGGTTAAAACGGGAGATATTGTTTTTTGTTCGAGCTTAACGTTTGTAGCAAGTGCTAATCCTATCCTATATCAAGGAGCGGAACCAGTTTTTATCGATTCCGAGCCGGAAACCTGGAATATGTCCCCACAAGCACTTGCAAGAGCTTTCGAAGAAGCGGCACTTGCTGGAACATTGCCGAAAGCAGTAATCGTTGTTCATTTATATGGCCAAAGTGCGAAAATGGATGAAATACTTTCTATATGTAATCAATATGATGTACCAATGATTGAGGATGCGGCTGAGTCACTAGGTTCTATTTATAATGGAAGGAAAAGTGGTACCTTTGGAAAACTTGGTGTGTTTTCATTTAATGGGAATAAAATTATTACTACATCAGGGGGCGGAATGCTCGTATCAAATGATGTAGTCGCTTTACAAAAAGCACGCTTTTTAGCCACGCAATCTAAGGACCCTGCACCACATTATCAGCATAGTAAGGTAGGATTTAATTATCGAATGAGTAATATTTTAGCAGGGATGGGAAGAGCACAGCTTGAAGTATTGGAAAAAAGAATTATATCTAGGAGATTCATATTTTCACAGTATTATCGGGAATTATCTCATATACCAGGCATTCATTTTATGCCAGAATTGAAAAATACGCTGTCTAATCGCTGGCTTACAGCTTTAACAAATGATGAGAGTAAAACAGGAATATCTACTGGCGTTTTATTACGCGCGTTAGTGGAGGCGAATATTGAAGCGCGCCCTGTTTGGAAGCCCCTGCATTTGCAACCACTATTTAAGGGGATGAAATACTTTCCACATCAAGAACATCATAATGTATCGGAACAATTATTCATGACTGGCATATGCCTGCCTTCTGGTAGTAATATGACCGAAGAAAATTTAATGAGGGTGATCGATTGTCTTAAAGATGAATTAAACCAAAGGGTTTAGGAAGTCTATCCTAAATGGATAAAAGAGGTATATAAATGATAGGGAAAAATATATGTAAAATACGAAAAAAAAAGGGACTGACATTAACAGAGCTGGCAAATCGGGCTGGTATAGCCAAATCATATTTAAGCAATATTGAAAGGAATGTGAATAAGAATCCTTCCATAAATGTGATGGAAAAAATAGCCTCTGTTTTAGAAGTAGACCTTAAAACACTACTAGATCCAGAATTGACTAATGAGCCCAAACTACCTCAGCTTGATGCGGAATGGATTGATCTTGTACATGAACTAAAGGAATCAGGGATCAAAAAAGAAGAAATTAAAGAATTTAAAACATTGCTTGAATTTATTAAGTGGCAAAATAAGCATACTAAAGATAGTTAATTTATAGATGTAAATGATAAGTTTTAAAAAAAGTAAAATAGGCGGGTTAAGATGTCACGAAAAGTAAGTATTATTGTTCCCGTATATAAGGTTGAAAAATATATTCATAGATGTGTAGATAGTATTTTAGAACAAACTTACACAAATGTGGAAGTTATTTTAGTGAATGATGGATCACCAGATAACTGCGGTCCGATTATTGATGACTATGCTAGTGAGGACTTCCGGATTGTAGTAGTACACAAAGAAAATGGTGGTTTATCGGACGCTAGAAATGTTGGAATGGAATATGTAACAGGAGAATATACGTTGTTTGTAGATAGTGATGATTGGTTAGAAAAGAATATGATTGAAGAAATGGTGAATATAGGTCTTAATTTTAAAGCTGATATTGTGCAATCGGCTTTTTATTATGCCTATGAAGACCATTTACTTTATGATAATCGATACTATTCAAAGCGAGATTCTCCTACCATTTTAAACAATCAAGTTCTAATGGCTGAATTGGTAAATAACCAAAAGGTTAAAAACTTCGCATGGGGAAAACTATATAAAACAAAAATCATCAAGGATCTACCTTTTAAAAAGGGGGTATTATTCGAAGATGTATTTTGGGCTCATAAAGTGATGCAGCAAGTAAATACTTATGTTATCGTGCATCAACCAATGTGTTACTATTTCCAGCGGAGCGACAGTATTGTTGCTCATTATACATTAAAAAATTTAGACATATTAGAAGGCCTCAAAGAAAGACATCGTTTTATTGAAGAAAATTATCCTGATTTAACAGATGAATCTTATAGAGTGATATTGAAAACCTGTTTGATTCATTACAATCTCTTATTTTTAAATAGAAAAAAGGACAAAGCAGGATTACGAAGAAAAGAAATCCACGCTTATATCAAACGTAATTACAGCGAATTCGGGAATGCTGCCAAAGGAGACACACAATTGGAGCAGCAGTTGCGGTTGTTTAAGCTACATCCATATGTAAATATATTTTTCCTCTTAGTAGGAAAAATTCTAAGGAAGTTAAGATTTATACCTCGGCCTATCGGGTTAGAACGAATCAAGCTTCATTCTAGAGTATGACCAAAAAGGGGAATTACAGAATGAATCAGCTAGTTGGAAAACTGAAAAAGTATATAGCTTTGCTCATGATTCACATTTTTAATTGCTTTCCTATTAAGGGAAATAAAATTTTTATGTTTAGTTATTATGGTAGTCAATATGGATGTAACCCTAAATATATAACGGAGTATATGCTCCAGCATACTCCTAAGGGAAGATTTGATATTGTATGGGCCTTTAATGATATAAAACAAAAGGAGCATATACCTAATATAAGAAAAGTAAAAACCATGACTTTTCAATACTTTTATGAGCTATGTACGTCTAAAGTGGTGATTACGAATTTTAGAACGACAGATTTATTTGTAAAAAGAAAGAAACAGTATTACATCCAAACATGGCATAGTTCATTACGCTTAAAGCAAATCGAAAAAGACGCAGAAGATGCACTTCCACCGAACTATGTCGAGATGGCTAAAAAGGATTCAAATAAATGTGATCTCTTATTATCTGGCTGTAAATATAGTACAGATATCTTTAAGAGGTCTTTTTGGTATGATGGAGAAATTTTTGAACACGGGACACCAAGAAATGATTTACTTTTCAAAAAAGATCCTTTAATAAAAGGGGGAATTTTAAATGAATTAAACATACCTATTGATTATAAGGTCATTTTATATGCCCCAACCTTTAGAAAAGATAATGATCTAGCAGTATATGATTTGAATTATTCTAATATATTAAAAGGTTTAAAAGAGAAATTTGGTGGAAGATGGATATGTTTAGTAAAATTACATCCCCATTTAATGTCAAAATCTAGCCAGTTAGTTTATGGCGATCATGTTGTAGATGTGACTAGCTATAACGACATTCAAGAACTACTAAATATTTCTGATGCCTTAATAACTGACTACTCATCCTTGATGTTCGATTATTCAATTACAGAAAGACCGTGCTTTTTATACGTACCTGATTATAAAGAATATATAAAACAAGACAGAAATTTATATTTTGATTTATTGGAATTGCCCTTCAAAAAAGCAATGAACAACGGGGACCTTCTTGAAAAAATAAAATTATTTGATTCGGAAAAATACAATGGCGACTTAAGTCACTTTTTTGAAGGAATTGGCTCCTTTGAAAATGGAAATGCTAGCGAGGTTTTAGTAAAGCGAATAAATAAAATTTGCTTTTAGCCGAAGATGGAGGAAAACAAATGAAGTCATATAAATTTGGTTATACCACAGGTGTTTTTGATTTATTTCATGTAGGACATCTAAATGTTTTAAAAAGAGCAAAAGAACAATGTGAAATCCTCATCGTTGGTGTAAGTACAGATGAGTTAGTCCAAGAGTATAAAAATAAACTTCCTGTTATTCCTTACCATGAAAGAATCGAAATCGTTGAAGGAATAAAGTTTGTAGATATAGTAGTCCCTCAAATAAATAGAGATAAGTTTTCAGCATGGGAAACCCTAAAATTTGATGTCATGTTTGTTGGGGATGACTGGAAGGGTAATCCTCTTTTTAATGAAGTTGAAAAGAAGTTTAACCAAGTAGGGATAGAAATCGTTTTTTTTCCGTATACAAAAGGGGTATCTTCTACGATCGTAAAGGAAAAAATAAAAAGTTAATTCATATAAAATGAATTTTATGCTATCTTAGCCTCCAAGGATATAAGTTAACTTAAACGAATTATCAAATGGAGACTATTCCCTTTTTTTGAAAGATAAAGGTAGTTAAGGGGGGGCAAATATTTTAAAATTTAAATGTTTTTTATCATTAATTTACTGGAATGTGTTGGTAAATATTTTAGGGAAATCCATGTTATTACCACAAAAACTAAGGTATTTCCTTTATAAACTTGCTGGAATGAGAACAGCATCTTCAAATATTCGTTCAGGTTGCATATTTCGTGGCAAAAATCTTATGATCGAAAAAGGTGTGCTCCTTAATCACAATGTATTTATAGATAGTTGGGAAAAGGTAATAATCAAAGAGAATACAGCAATTGCTTTTGATGTCTTGATCTGTACCTCTAGTCATAAGATAGGAGATAAATTCAAAAGAGCTGGGGAATCTGATCGGAAGCCTATCGTTATTGGTAAAGGGTGCTGGATAGGCGCACGGGCTACTATATTACCTGGCGTTACTATCGGAGATGGATGTTTTATTGCGGCAGGAGCAATAGTAACCAAAGACTGCAAACCAAATACACTTTACGCTGGAGTTCCAGCAAAAGAAATTAGATCGCTTTGAAAAGAAATACTTTTACTTCATCTTATTATGCATTAGAATAAACTGCTGAATTGTGAGTATCTCAATTGAGGTGCTCTTTTCTTTTGTAAAAGAGGTGTGATTCAATAGACGTTGACGTTTGTTTATAAGGTAATAAATCCGTTTATTAATATGTTTTATGATTATTCAGTAGTGAAAATTCGATTGCATTGATAAAAAACATATTTTTAATTAAATAAAGAGTATAGAAGGTTATAGTATGAAAAATCAACTCAAAGCTGGTGCAGTATTATCATATGCAGCACTATTTATTAATAGCGCAATCTCAATTATATATACACCTATTATGTTAAGTCTACTTGGTCAATCAGAATATGGATTATACAGTCTAGCTAGCGCAACTTCTGGATTCATAGGTGTCTTGAACTTTGGATTAGGTAATGCATTAATTCGATATTCGGCAAAATATAAAGCGCTAAATGATGAGCAAGGCTGCTCAAAATTATACGGGTTATTTTTTATCATTTATGGAGTATTAGGTGGAATTGCACTAGTAGCAGGAATAATACTGACTTTAAATGCAGATTTGTTTTTTTCTAACTCATTAAGTATTGCTGAGCTTCACACACTTAAGATAATCATGCGAATAATGATAGTTAACATATCTATTGGTATAGGATTAGGAATGTTTAGTGTTATTATTTTGGCGCATGAAAAGTTTGTTTTCCAAAAGACGGTAGTTATAATCAGTTCCATAATAAGCCCTCTGTTAATATTACCATTTTTAATAATGGGATACGGTGTTATTACCATGGCGTTAATAATCACTTTATTAAATTTCATAACAATTATTATCAATATTTATTTCTGCATTAAAAAAATAAAAATAAAGATCATATTTAAAAAGTTGGAAAAAGGATTGTTTAAAGAAATAATAATATTCTCATTCTATATATTTTTAAATTTAATTATAAGCCAATTATATTGGTCAACTGATCAAGTCATACTTGGAATTTATAGTGGAACCATTGCTGTTTCAATTTATACTATAGGTGTTTCTTTTACAGGTTACTTTTCCGGTTTTTCATCTGCAATATCAAATGTGTTTTTAAGTAAAGTATCAACAATGGTAACCCAGGAGGCAACAGATCAAGAATTATCGGAGTTATTTATAAGAATAGGGAGAGTTCAATATATTATAATTTCATTCGCATTAAGTGGATTTGTTGTTTTTGGTCAGGAGTTTATTTATTTATGGGTAGGCTTGGAATATAGCGAATCATATATAATAGCCGTTATTATACTTGCTCCTATGTTAGTTTCGCTAATACAAAGTATGGGTGGGGTAATACTACAAGCAAAAAATATGCAAAAGTTCAAATCTGTAATTAACATTTTTGTCGCTATAGTTAATGTAATTATGAGTGTGATATTTGTTCAATGGTGGGGAGTTATTGGGTGTGCTATTGCAACAGCTATTTCTTTTACTATAGGGAATATTGTTATTATTAATATATATTATTGGAAGAAAATCAGTATAAACATACCTGAGTTTTGGGTTAACATCTTATCTTTGAGTACACCACTT harbors:
- a CDS encoding CDP-glycerol glycerophosphotransferase family protein, whose amino-acid sequence is MNQLVGKLKKYIALLMIHIFNCFPIKGNKIFMFSYYGSQYGCNPKYITEYMLQHTPKGRFDIVWAFNDIKQKEHIPNIRKVKTMTFQYFYELCTSKVVITNFRTTDLFVKRKKQYYIQTWHSSLRLKQIEKDAEDALPPNYVEMAKKDSNKCDLLLSGCKYSTDIFKRSFWYDGEIFEHGTPRNDLLFKKDPLIKGGILNELNIPIDYKVILYAPTFRKDNDLAVYDLNYSNILKGLKEKFGGRWICLVKLHPHLMSKSSQLVYGDHVVDVTSYNDIQELLNISDALITDYSSLMFDYSITERPCFLYVPDYKEYIKQDRNLYFDLLELPFKKAMNNGDLLEKIKLFDSEKYNGDLSHFFEGIGSFENGNASEVLVKRINKICF
- a CDS encoding aminotransferase class I/II-fold pyridoxal phosphate-dependent enzyme: MIEIAKKDRIFLSPPHLSGNEMKYMQEAIDTNWIAPLGPNVDAFEAEIASYVGAKGAVAVSSGTAAIHLALSLLEVKTGDIVFCSSLTFVASANPILYQGAEPVFIDSEPETWNMSPQALARAFEEAALAGTLPKAVIVVHLYGQSAKMDEILSICNQYDVPMIEDAAESLGSIYNGRKSGTFGKLGVFSFNGNKIITTSGGGMLVSNDVVALQKARFLATQSKDPAPHYQHSKVGFNYRMSNILAGMGRAQLEVLEKRIISRRFIFSQYYRELSHIPGIHFMPELKNTLSNRWLTALTNDESKTGISTGVLLRALVEANIEARPVWKPLHLQPLFKGMKYFPHQEHHNVSEQLFMTGICLPSGSNMTEENLMRVIDCLKDELNQRV
- a CDS encoding glycosyltransferase family 2 protein → MSRKVSIIVPVYKVEKYIHRCVDSILEQTYTNVEVILVNDGSPDNCGPIIDDYASEDFRIVVVHKENGGLSDARNVGMEYVTGEYTLFVDSDDWLEKNMIEEMVNIGLNFKADIVQSAFYYAYEDHLLYDNRYYSKRDSPTILNNQVLMAELVNNQKVKNFAWGKLYKTKIIKDLPFKKGVLFEDVFWAHKVMQQVNTYVIVHQPMCYYFQRSDSIVAHYTLKNLDILEGLKERHRFIEENYPDLTDESYRVILKTCLIHYNLLFLNRKKDKAGLRRKEIHAYIKRNYSEFGNAAKGDTQLEQQLRLFKLHPYVNIFFLLVGKILRKLRFIPRPIGLERIKLHSRV
- a CDS encoding adenylyltransferase/cytidyltransferase family protein; translated protein: MKSYKFGYTTGVFDLFHVGHLNVLKRAKEQCEILIVGVSTDELVQEYKNKLPVIPYHERIEIVEGIKFVDIVVPQINRDKFSAWETLKFDVMFVGDDWKGNPLFNEVEKKFNQVGIEIVFFPYTKGVSSTIVKEKIKS
- a CDS encoding helix-turn-helix domain-containing protein, whose translation is MIGKNICKIRKKKGLTLTELANRAGIAKSYLSNIERNVNKNPSINVMEKIASVLEVDLKTLLDPELTNEPKLPQLDAEWIDLVHELKESGIKKEEIKEFKTLLEFIKWQNKHTKDS
- a CDS encoding acyltransferase, with the translated sequence MLLPQKLRYFLYKLAGMRTASSNIRSGCIFRGKNLMIEKGVLLNHNVFIDSWEKVIIKENTAIAFDVLICTSSHKIGDKFKRAGESDRKPIVIGKGCWIGARATILPGVTIGDGCFIAAGAIVTKDCKPNTLYAGVPAKEIRSL
- a CDS encoding acetyltransferase, with product MKIAIIGKGGHSKVIQDIISLHSRLKIVAYLDDKYDELSRKEDIFFGPILAAEIINDMFKDVKFIIAIGNNKLRRLIVNQLKLTKESYVTLIHPTATISISAKIGCGSVVMAHTVINADTHIGEHTIINTASVIEHDNQLGDFVHISPNATLTGAVKIEDGAQVGAGATIIPKIKIGKWSVIGAGATVIHSIPPYCTAVGVPAIVKNNQLIEGV